GTTGAATCACAaagaaccaaaaataaaaaaattaataaaaaatgcaCATTATACACAATCAAAATCCCTCAACACTAGCCCTTGGAACcgtagatgatgatgatttcCGGCTTTCCAGCAGGTGGTCTAGCTCCTCCATAGTGACAATGGTGGAACAAGCTCGTGGAGGAAGAGACATAGGCAGGGCAAGTCGTCTGGTAGGTGATATAGATGGCCGAGCCATTGACGGAGGTGAAGGAGAAAAACTTAGCCTAGGCACAGGGGTGACAATTCCGTTAAGACTTGGCGATCTTGACATCTGTTTTCCCGCAAATGAAGCAGGGTCTTGCAAAGGAAACCTGGATGAGTGCCTCATGTCTTGAATGATCTTGAGATGCTCAACAACAGTTCTCATGGTGGGTCTTTCGGATGGGTCTTTCTGGAGGCATCTCTGTGCAATGTCAGCCACCGCTCGGGCAGCTTTGGCTGGGAAGCGGCCTTTCAGCTGAGGATCCATAATCAGTGACAGCCGCGCATCATCAGCTAGGTAAAGCCGGCTCCACTTAACTAAATTCATCTCTTCCTTGGGATGCCGGCTATCAAGATTCTTCCGTCCTGTAAGTAGTTCTAGAAGAACAATCCCGAAACTCCAGACATTGCTTTTGGGAGTAAGCATTCCTCTTTCAAGCGTCTCAACTGATAGATTTGCCACTGCCTGCAAAATGATAAGAACAAAGGTTCAGATCTTTTAAAAAGATCATGTTGAAATTAAAAGTTTGTATGGATTAGGGCAGAGGCATAGATAGAACCATTAGCTTCAAGTTAAATACAAAGTTTCAAAAATTACAACTGATCTGGAAAGGTAATTCACAGTAAACAAAGGAAGAAAACTTACAACAGAATTAGTAGAGATTTCTGCCTCAGGAATATGTCCAACACAGCCATATCCAGAAAGCTTTGCGCTAAAATCTTTATCAATCTGAATGTTGGCAGTTGAAAACTCATTGTACATTGCCTGTAAATACGGACAGTAATTCAGTCACCAAAGAAAATGCACGAATATACCATCAGATAATCCCTACAAAATTTAGTTACTTAAGCATTTTAAACACCGTCAGCATTTCAGTTTTGAGGTGATTTTGTGAACGTGAAAAAAGGattcatttattaaataaaGGCCAACTTGATTCGAGCCAGTAAATGCTTAGGCACTCATCATTTGATTTCAATTGTTCTTAAATAAAAAGTGCAAGCAATGGTTCTTATTACCTGGAAAGGTCCTTCTTCATGCAAGAATGTAAGACCCTGTGCAGCACATAAAGCAATTTTTGTTCTTGTATTCCAGTCTATTGGGGGCTTATCTGATCGTCCATATAAAAACCGATCTAGACTTCCGTGAAACAGCCTCTCATAGACCAACATTTTTTGTTCTGATCCCTCTCGTGCATGGAAACCAAGCAATTTACAGAGGTTTGGATGTTGCAAAGATGCAACAGTGTTTACCTCATTTACAAACTcctttaaaccctgaaaaaccGATAGCAGTGGGATTATATGAGTGTTCTAAATATTTGGTAACAGTACCCTGTACTCTCAAATCTCTAAAACGATCTAAATGCTAGAGGCAGAGGAAAACATATTAAAACATGATTCAGTTAACAATGTTCAAATGGGCAGGACATTAATGCAAGCACACATACAAATGGAGAAACATACATGTGAACCAAATGTTTCGAGGCAAGGTAGCATACtacgaaagaagaagaaaaatgctgATTATTTTGCAGGCCATATAACTTTATCATTCCACAGCATTATCAATCATTCTAAATTGGAAACATAAATACAGGATTTTGAATTTCATAAACTCAAACACATAAAATGCTTCCATATTCTTAATTACCCATTCTGTGGGAagcataattttctttttcttttgcaaaCACAAGAACATTGCACACCAACTAAGGAGCTCATTTTTTTATTAGATTACATAACATAATAAAAGGATGGCAATCCAAAACTCATCCATAACTAAAGGTAATTTTCTGAAAATAGTTAAGCCATGATAACATTATAAGGGGACCAAAAAACAAATTAGAACATTATATCTTCAACATAACAGACTTAAGATTGATAAGTTACCTGAGTGGATGGATGAAGGCGAGTAACAGTagcttcaaatttttttaaacttGATGATGAATCTTCTCCAAAGGAAGCCTTATATATGACGGAAGATAGACCTTCTGACATGCATCGGTCAGAAGAAAAGTTGTGGCAAGCTGATGatacttcttcatatgaaaagTTCCGTAGTGTTCCAGTAGGAGGTAGGGGCAATGGTCCAGAAGCATAGAGAGGGCCACTAGCAGTCGATGACTTGAAGCTTCCAGTAGTCCGCAGTGCAGTAGCACCTTGAGGTGATGGGAGGGGAAGAGGTTGCGGAATTGGTGGCTGTTGTTCCTTCAGGATTCCAGACCGGTATTTTGGCTCTTCTGGTTCCTCATATTCAACCGAGGAAAGAGACTCTTGGTCTGCCGCATCTAGGGTTGATGGAGCAGATAATGCCCGAGTTCTATTGTTCTTTTTGGTGCCTCTATTCACTGGTTGAATAGGTTTCACTCTGTTCCTAAAACTTGGGGGTGCAGACTGTAGTGAACGAGTCGGGATTTGGGGTTCAGGCAATGTGGCTGGAGTTTGCTCCTTAGGGAGGACACGTTTAATATAAATAGTTTGCTCAGACTTTTTCTTCTTGCACTTCAAAACGGTGAAGCAACCCATAATTATGTTCGAAACTTTAATCTGTACTTGGCCCTAGTTTTCTGCATTAGAAGAACAAAGTGCATACATATTAGCTGAAGCTGGAATCTGGAGATTAGAGCTTTACGTGCACCAACCAAAAACCTATCAACTTTGTAAAGGTAGATAAGAAGCAGAGAACCCAATTGAATCAACTAATAGAAGACATACGCAACTTCACCACAAGCGGATAGTTAGTCCAAGTGGCCCATCCACCCGAAATAGATCAAACAACAATAATTGAGTGCCTCCAATTTCCTAGATTAAGGTTCTCAGAAAGATGCATGCTACTACAAACTTTAAAAAGGCAGCATTTGGGGGAAAAGATAAAGAGAGAACATGTCCTCATAATTACCACTAAGGAAATTCATACTAACATCCCCCCAAACCGTtccaaaagaagaaatagaataaACGAATGCAAACatgttgtttttttatttttctgaggGTGAGTGGGTATTCTGGAGATTCTATACCTAGCGTGGTTGATATTCCACCTAGAACTTAATAATGCATCCCTTAATATTCCCATTACAGTCGCCTCTCTGCAACTAAAAATGACAAATCAAAAACACTGAATCTTTTATCCCCAACCGCTCAaatctcctatatatatatatgtaaacttGGCAATTAGAGATATACTTGACCAATGAACCATTCTACTAAATTTCAACTCAAACAAAGTCAACAAATGAACCCCagaaatccttttctttttttacctAAACAGCATCCATTCAAGTGATTCAacttcaaaaaagaaaacatgccCAGATCCATAAAAACGCAAACTTTCCGCAAAATCTACCAAACAAAAACCACAATTCATTGCACAAAAGCAAATCCGGCAGCAACAGACAATCGAAACACAACAAGCATAGATTTTTCATCTCAAAATGAAAAATTTCACAGCTCAAAACTTGCATACAATTTGAAGAACAACTTCAAGAACATGGAAATGAATTCAGTTGTTAAGAAAGATAATCAGAAGTAAAAAAAGTAAGAAAATTTACCAGCTTTCATGCAGGGTCTGAAATGGACTGAGGAACCAAATTGTAGATAAACAGCCTTGAACAAGTCAAAGAAAGAAAGCAGCTTGGGAAAGGTTTGTGGAGGGAGAGTCTCTGAGATTTtcaaggagggagagagagaaaagcaggCACAAGATGTAAGAATATTGGaattgagaggagagagagagagagagagagagagtctcaaAGAGGAATGGAGCCCCATGAGCAGTGGTCAAACCTACTAAAAATccataattaataattaattagCATTCAATAGTATTCATTATTATTATCCTTAAACAACAGAATTGGCCTTCTCATTCCTTTTTGACGCTTTTGTCCTCCAGAAAATCCAGATTCTTCCTGCATTGGAAATGTCATTTCCCAACAAACTACAAAATGCCCCTTCTTGTTTATGTTCAATTGTGGAACCCCTTGGACCAGGACCATGGCTTACGCGTAAGAtgtgaagagaaagaaaaagagttcTATTTCCAACACAtcctattttctaatttttgatCTCACTTAAAGTACTACTTGTCTAAACCAACACTTAAACGGGTTTCTTGAATTACACTCAATTTGTTGGACCTTTGTTTTATATTTCAGTAGTGATTTTGAACGTTGACACTTGCTCATGTTATACTgcatttttctaaaatttagaaaattaaatttcgTTGAGTTCTAGAtgtttgtgtttaaattttGTAAAATTTTGGGTACAAAGTTTGATTTCGAATGCATGGATTTTTAATCGGCACCACAAACGACCAtgtttgttgctgattttcaaGTGATGAGATTAAAACAACATAATCTGTTAACCAAACATTTGGTTGTTGGTTTCACAAGATTTTAGAGGctcaattcatttttttaaactGACGACTTGTAATTGACACCATAAACAGACCTGACAACAGTGATTATTGATTTTCGGATGTTAAGACTGGAAGACATAATCGGTTAACCAAATTTATGTATTTACTTGTGATTTTCCATCAGCTTTGCTGACGCCCATGTTCATTGCATCTTGCAAAGACATGAAAAATTCTTTTGATCATATAGGTTGATATAGTACTATGTAATTAACAAATGGAGGCTACCAAATGTTAAGATCCATTGCAGACTAGGTAAACTAAGCTAATCAAAAGTAAGAAAATACGAGAGTATGTTGAATAAGTGGTGAAAATAAGAAGACATATCATATAGATTGTGGTGTTAATCAACAATTTTCTCTAACCAAACTAATAACTAAACCAAACTAACACCCCCGGTGTTTTCCATTAGTATGGTGTTGAGTTTGGCAGTGCCAAGAACAAATATTATGCATAACTTAGTTTTTTTTCCCTGTTAATGTCGAATAATACTTAATTGTTTGGTATATGACAACTGAACATTCTATTTATCGCAtcttaatcaattaatcaaatatACTTTTATCACTCGTACTGCACATGCGAATTCAATCTTAAAACACACGTAAGAGACACACAATTTTCATGGTCAATCAAATATTATGTAATAATTATATCCTCAGTCCCCActatattaaattctataaataaGTATAATTAAAGGCAATATCTTCTAAGAAGCTCTTGTTTGCCATTGAACACCAACTTTTTGACTGTTTGAATTGGATCGATGATTCTTATGCACCCCATTTCATTTTTGAATATGCAGATTACATCTCTAAGATCAGTCAAGAAAGGAAACCAACCATGTCAAGTAattgaaatattaaaaacatAGAGCAAAATACTACTTGGGATATGTTCTATGCAGTACTAGTCATAGTCAAAATTATAAGGTTTGCTAATATAAGAACTTATATATTCAGAAGCTATTTGCAGCCATGAAAGGTCGGTAACATATTAAACTTCAAATGTCCAAAATGCAATGCACTATTTGACCATCTGGTATTCTGGTTCCATTCCAAAACATGCAAAGAAATTATTTTGACccggaaaaaaagaaaagaaaaaaggagaggGTACTTTGGACATTTGCATATATAAtcagaaaatttcaaaatgCGAAATATAGGTTTTGTGGGTTGGGCCCAAAATGGTAAATTCAAAGACGCAGCTCGATTTTCAACGAAGAGGGGCCTCGAACGAGGTGACATCCCAGTCAAAGTTCCTGAcgtttattaatattttatagGCATGTTTCCGGTGTGGTCAAAGAGACCCATCAAGATAGGTCTTTGACTCTCGGCCTGTCCCGTCGGATCCGCGCGTGGCGCGGGGATGGACGGTGGATCTGAAGCCACACAAAAGGGTCTGGCGGGACCCACTGACATCAACATACTTTTGATGTCTGTCCTTATAATAAGTATGATCAATGTGGTTTCTGTTCACGCGCCATCATTGCATCTGCATTGGGTGGGCCCCCACCCGCCCTCAAAAGGGGGCCGTGCCCTCTTTTCACTGTTCGTGCCATGCCCTAAACTCATAGGACTGATGAGATCTACTGTTTCGATACAGCGATTAGGTGCCCTTTATTTTTGGGACCGAATTGAAGGCCTTTCAAGTTCGATGGGGAAGGTGTGGGTTTGAAATTTCAAACATGGTTATcatttcaaatttgaaacaaGCATTTCCCCATTCTGTTTGATAATGTTAGGTAAAATGTCacgttttaaatttatattgaGGATTGGTGTCGTACTAGGAGCAAATTCACCTGTTGGGTTACCGGATCACTCATTATTTATTGCTTTTTAGTATTTATTTCTATCTTATGTGATGCTGAAAGCGTGTgcacgatagtaagaggcttcGTCAAGTGTCGAAGGTCATATGAGATGAGGTAGAATCTACTAGCAATTACGGAtacagccgtaagaaacatagagaaacttctctaatatttggttttttttttttttattgataacttgaatgaaaattacaatataagaggtgccttatatatggcacatagcataaacctaatacaactaaaaaacataaaaaaaaaatttattgtatACTAAAACTAGggaacctaattaaacctgattaaataaaaatcaaaaacataatcctagatactaaagaaaaTTACGATTGGAATCTCAATTAAGATTTTGCTctagaatcccgatatatccaaaatagtcatttatgattaatttcattaTTAAGAAGTCTATTTGAATACAAATttctaatattcaaattattcttcttaatgtgaatactcttatttattttcgagattttttattgaaattggctaaaatctagTCCTACATCACTATGAGTCACTCGCATAGTTTCCAAACTGGCCTGGGTCACCGAGTCAGTttgcagggaaaaaaaaaaaacactaaaaagcagtgaatagtgggtgattCGGTGATCCAATCAATGAACTTGTTCTAAGTGGCAAGAGAAATTCGTTCTTTCAAGGTTTGATTTCGACTAGGAGAATGGGTCGCCCATTTTGTCACATGCACGGTGAACATTTTAGTAAGAAAGTGTCAAGATATATTGTGTTATGAATATTGACATGATTTGTTACTCTTCGTGGTTATTGGTGTGACAAATTAGGTTCTTTAAGTTTTGTCATCTAAAATTTAAGACCGTAAAGTTAGCAAAACACGTTGAAACTTTGGCATCACATGATTGTAGCTTTTGTAACATTAGCGTTGTGTGAATAGTGATTTTAAGTTGATTGCAATGTTGTTGTTGAAACTTGTTGAGATAGGAGTTATTATATATCTCTAATTGAGTGCTTTGAGCGGGATACCTAATTTTGTATTTCCATATTCCCTCTTCTTTGGTGCCATAATTATTAAGTAGCAAATGCACTACCCATAGGTTTGCTTGTAATGCTTTTCACTAGAGTATATTGTTTGGTTAAACGAGTTCCTTGCAATTAGTCGGACAACATATTTTAGAGATTGCAACAATATCTTGTGAGGTATCGGTGTTGATCAAGTCACTCTCGTATCATCTTTCTCTTGGTAATTACACGTGTCTCAAAAGTTTTTAACCTTGCAACTTTACTTGATTTCATGCATTTTTTTGAAAACTCAAATATCAATATTTGACAATACAAATATTGTAATATCTTATCGTGAGTGATTGCTCGAAtccaataaatcaattttttttttgttcagatACATGAGTTATTCATGATTAGGGTACCCATTGcccctttcttttattttattttttactctGATATCGTCGATCAATTTTGAACTTTCATCATTGTTGAcactaatattttttatttttttttaactatgtAAATCTCTAGGCGTGTAACTCATTCACTAATTCTTATACGCCAGTAAAGATGCACCCACAATCGATTATATATCGTTGATAATCCAGGTCTAATACAATTACCTTCCTTAATTCTAAAGTTGAGGTAAGTTTCAATACAACACAGCTCAAAATCTCTTTAGCCACTTCCCTTCTACTAATCATAACAACATTAGGCGCTCAAatacattcaaatttcaaatcaaatcaaatcatcgtcatattcaataataattataaataaaaataaaaaataaaaaataaaaaaaccccaCGATGATACATCAATCAATTTATTCAATGACAAGCAAATCATCAATTCATTAAAACAAGAGCAGCATAGTTGGAAGCCTTCCCAATGTAGTCCGAGACATACCTCCCACAAAACTTAATATAATTATTGAAGTCGAGCACTGATGAACTGGTAGACGCCGCAAGCGTTAGAATCACCAGAAACTTGAGAATTCTTCCCACACTGTATTTACCGGTTActagagaaaagaagaagagcaagGTAGCCAAACTATAAACAACGAAACCCTTTTGAACAATGCTGAAGATCGACTGAGCTAGAAACACAAGAATTCCAGTGCACAACGTAGCAACAGAAATTGGTTCCTACAAGACAAACAAAACCAGCTACTCTAAATAAATTCACAGAACAATTTTATTCGAAGATATATATAAATGTGAAAGTCAACTTATAAATCATGAATACCTTGTAAACGTGTTGTCTCAGTCTAAGTAGAGGCGATTGGGATTTGGGTCTGTGGACAGTATGGTCTAGATTCTTGGTGCGTGGAATTCCAATTTTCTTGAAAATTCTGAGGAGCTTGGATTTGAGggttgcttttctttttctcgaaaCTGATGATGCTGTGGATTCTGAATTCAGTTTCACTCTGAGGATAATTTTGCGGAGCTTGATCAGAAGAGAGAATCGATGAAACTTCCAAGTGGGGACGATTTGAGTCGACTTGAATTTGAACTTGAAGCTCTTCTTGGTTTTGGCTTGGACGGTGATTTTCCAtgtctgctgctgctgcttctctGCTTGCATTATGAAACGAGAGCAGCAGCAGCTGAACAGTGGTTGGATCTGGACTGTACTTACCGTTATCTGTAGATAAGCAGAGTGAGACATTTGAAATATGGGCCTACATCACTTGGTTTCATAAGCCGAAGCCCAAGTCTGAATTTTCAGGGATTCACAGGCAGATCGAGCCGACGAGTGCCAAAGCCCAAGTTTAATGTGAGCAAAATTTTGTTCTATTACATTCATTTTGACTATTAATAGAACGATTTTTGCAATCTATCCATTGTAATCTTTCATTAGGAATGAAGTTTTCtcttatgataaaaaaaatatatatacatatccttTGCTCATTTCTAGCAGGAAGCTAACTTCTTGGCTGATTCCTTTCCAAGTCCGGGGCACTCTTCTCCCTCAATGACTATTTGGTCGACTCAGATCCCTCGAGTTGCACGAGCTACTTTCCAGTTTGATCTGACTGGGGGTGACTGTCTTCATGGTTTtagtttgtatttatttttcctcattgaaaaaaaaaataacaaactatCAATAATTTTGTCTAAAGTTTGGAATTGTTCGGCATTTATTTTAAGGAATGAATGAAACGTAGTAACCTCCCACGTGGTGCTATCAAAAAGAGACGCCCCTAATTGCAGATCTGCAATACCACGCCACCTATTGAGTGAAACACAAGGGTTACTGAACTAACAAGACACTAACAATAAATTTTCTTCATATAATTCATTAGTAGACTTGTTGACATACTCATACCAATAAGTCCTACAATGCCTCGTGGGTATCAATCCCAAAATGGGTCAACAAGTTTTTTGATACGAAACAATCTTTTCATATGAACCATTTAAAATTTGGGGTGGACTGGTATTTGACGGTTAGGTCTTTGGTCGTACTAGCAATTTAACTGATTTTCCAATAATGCAAACCGCCATTGGTTGTTGCATGACTTAGCCTAACAAGTGCGATTTAATCGATACGCACGAGCAATACAAAAATTATTTAGTTGTCTATATAACCTAACCTacttttctctgcaataaccaactttttttttttctgaaaaaaaaaaaaaatttaatagcttgcacatgctctgcatgtgtggAAAAATGCTAGTATAACCTAACCTAACTAAATTGACAAGATTCAATTATCTTGTCCCCAATGTGATTTTGGCGTTTCAAATGTCAAAGAAGCAGATCAAAGTGGTTTAGCATTTTTTGCGTTGGATCTAGATTTCAAACCTAAATGATGACAGGTTTTCAATACCAACATTAATTTGAGTACTAAAACGATCGTGATTAATTATAGGATAGCAGAACCATTACTTATCAGAGTTTTATAAGACTGATAAGGTTCACAACAATGGTGGTGTGGTGGCACCATGGTAATGTTTTGCATCAACTAGAACTTGGAGGCTTTAAAGATGACATAACCATGTAGGTGGCATGAGGATCcaaatcaaaagaagaaaaggaaaaaaagagacactgtccaaagaagaaaaacagagTGGGGTTGGAGATCGTTTAGTGGAGCGGCCTGCGATTCCCTCGAAATGAAAACCATTTCTGACAGTAGCAGAGTCCCCAGAAGAACTGATCGACATGTTGCTATTGTCCGGTGCGGTTTTGGACACCAAAACCGACTGTTTAATTTGGTTCCAGCGAAAAATGGTGTTGAGTCCCCAGAAGAACTGATCGACATGTTGCTGTTGTCCGGTGCGGTTTTGGACACCAAAACCGACTGTTTAATTTGGTTCCAGCGAAAAATGGTGTTGAGTCCCCAGAAGAACTGATCGACGTGTTGCTGTTGTTCAGTCCCCCAGCGAAAAACCGACTGTTTAGTTTGGTTCCGGGGAAAAATGGAGTTATTGCGGGGtgggttttggacttttgggtgTATGGTCTAAAATTCCATCCCTGTCCTAAATGTTTTACATGAAAAAGGTCCTTAAGTGATGAATTATAAAATGAACGTTTTCAATCATTAACATATGACGTGAATTTGTTAATCATAGGTGAGATGAACTTGCATATCAGTAATCAGTATTCACCCATTAGCAATGAAACGTTTTCAATACgaaattaaaatatatgaatttatttattataaatgAAATAATAGAGCAAATTGGGCAAAAACACGTACACGTAAGAATTGGGAGATTAGAAGACTTTAGCACTTCCCTCGACCTTATAGCCCCGACTCGTCGCATCAGATGTTGTTCGGTTGTCTGCCAAAACCATATCCAACTGTCCAATTGATTCAATATGTTGAATAGAACTACGGAACTACCACACCAAGAGGCCGATAGGTTGATGACCTGATGGTGGGTGGTCCTTGCTCCACTTATTAGTGATGCCTAATATACCATGCAACCAGAACCTCAAGAAAACACATTTTATCTCTTTAATCTGTGACTGATTAAGCAAAGAGTGTGGCAAATCTGTACAACAAAGAAAGGTTTGTCGATTATTTTCAATGGTTTATCGATCATAACCAAAAATTATTTTCCGATCACCCCCCCTCAGAATAATATTACAATCCCTCTCGAGATTTGTAAACTCTTTGTATAGTTGCTGTGACATTTTCCTCCATCACAAATCTCACATAATCTGATTCAGTAGTTCAAGGAATGTATTCTCAATTTCTAAGGCCGGTACGGACACCAAGTTGTGTTACGTACATTGAGACTCAGAGCCAACTTTAGTCCCCGGACCAGCTTGGCTTTGTGATAAGCAAAGCATGGGAATAAAGTAAAACTCCGTAAAATTGGACCACATTTCAACCAATAATTATTTGATAATTTACAATACATCTCATAACCTTCGTCATAACAATGTAGCCATTCTCTAATTGCTACTTGGCCTCCACAAAACTAGCCAACCAACACCATGTTACTACTGCCCGCTAGTTCTACCAGCACCGTAAAACATTTAATTACTACCCAAACCGCAAATTTACCTTGCTTCATCAATCACCAGAAC
Above is a genomic segment from Rosa chinensis cultivar Old Blush chromosome 3, RchiOBHm-V2, whole genome shotgun sequence containing:
- the LOC112192795 gene encoding probable serine/threonine-protein kinase PBL1 gives rise to the protein MGCFTVLKCKKKKSEQTIYIKRVLPKEQTPATLPEPQIPTRSLQSAPPSFRNRVKPIQPVNRGTKKNNRTRALSAPSTLDAADQESLSSVEYEEPEEPKYRSGILKEQQPPIPQPLPLPSPQGATALRTTGSFKSSTASGPLYASGPLPLPPTGTLRNFSYEEVSSACHNFSSDRCMSEGLSSVIYKASFGEDSSSSLKKFEATVTRLHPSTQGLKEFVNEVNTVASLQHPNLCKLLGFHAREGSEQKMLVYERLFHGSLDRFLYGRSDKPPIDWNTRTKIALCAAQGLTFLHEEGPFQAMYNEFSTANIQIDKDFSAKLSGYGCVGHIPEAEISTNSVAVANLSVETLERGMLTPKSNVWSFGIVLLELLTGRKNLDSRHPKEEMNLVKWSRLYLADDARLSLIMDPQLKGRFPAKAARAVADIAQRCLQKDPSERPTMRTVVEHLKIIQDMRHSSRFPLQDPASFAGKQMSRSPSLNGIVTPVPRLSFSPSPPSMARPSISPTRRLALPMSLPPRACSTIVTMEELDHLLESRKSSSSTVPRASVEGF
- the LOC112194508 gene encoding uncharacterized protein LOC112194508, giving the protein MSHSAYLQITVSTVQIQPLFSCCCSRFIMQAEKQQQQTWKITVQAKTKKSFKFKFKSTQIVPTWKFHRFSLLIKLRKIILRVKLNSESTASSVSRKRKATLKSKLLRIFKKIGIPRTKNLDHTVHRPKSQSPLLRLRQHVYKEPISVATLCTGILVFLAQSIFSIVQKGFVVYSLATLLFFFSLVTGKYSVGRILKFLVILTLAASTSSSVLDFNNYIKFCGRYVSDYIGKASNYAALVLMN